The following are from one region of the Marinomonas sp. CT5 genome:
- a CDS encoding ABC transporter permease, whose amino-acid sequence MGISIWIRVYAIFIKELKQLSRDRMTFGMIVMIPLVQLMLFGYAINTDARHIPVGLVDLSQTSESRAVEQALVATQSVDFIARYRSIKDAEIAITKGEIRAALYLPADMTRRLFNHPHYDHKQINSPLTLPIGQWIVDGSDTVIASSIRALRNMPLDEVGNHTAIRTAPSFEVVQYFNPEQRTVVNIVPGLVAVILTMTMILFTSAAIVREHEHGNMEFLITTPVRPMELMIGKIAPYVLVGLLQVAIILCVGHWVFSVPIQGNLLSLIGGSMLFIFASLTLGLVLSTIAKTQLQAMQMTIFILLPSILLSGFMFPYDAMPVAAQWIAEALPVTHFMRMIRAIALRDASLLLLGKDALWLGLFTVGGIIMASLRFKKKLR is encoded by the coding sequence ATGGGGATTAGCATATGGATCAGAGTCTATGCCATTTTCATTAAGGAGCTAAAACAGCTTTCCCGCGACAGAATGACCTTCGGCATGATTGTGATGATTCCACTGGTACAGCTCATGCTGTTTGGCTATGCAATTAACACCGACGCCAGACACATTCCAGTTGGCCTTGTTGATCTTAGCCAGACATCCGAAAGCCGTGCTGTCGAACAAGCGCTTGTAGCGACACAATCGGTCGACTTTATTGCTCGATATCGTTCCATAAAAGACGCCGAGATTGCCATCACCAAAGGCGAAATTAGAGCGGCTCTTTATTTACCTGCGGATATGACTCGTCGTCTCTTCAATCATCCACACTACGATCATAAACAGATAAATTCCCCCCTCACCCTGCCGATTGGCCAATGGATTGTCGATGGCTCAGATACCGTCATAGCCTCCTCCATCAGAGCATTACGCAATATGCCTTTAGATGAAGTGGGCAACCATACAGCAATACGAACCGCCCCGAGCTTCGAAGTTGTACAATACTTCAACCCTGAACAAAGAACTGTCGTGAATATTGTTCCTGGTTTAGTGGCCGTGATTCTCACCATGACAATGATTTTATTTACTTCAGCCGCCATCGTTCGGGAACATGAGCACGGCAATATGGAATTTCTCATCACCACACCCGTCCGACCAATGGAACTCATGATAGGAAAAATAGCCCCCTATGTTCTGGTCGGACTATTACAAGTCGCCATTATTTTATGTGTGGGTCATTGGGTATTTTCAGTGCCAATACAAGGCAATTTACTGTCACTAATCGGCGGTTCCATGTTATTTATTTTTGCCAGCTTGACCCTTGGACTGGTGCTATCAACCATTGCCAAAACGCAATTGCAGGCGATGCAAATGACCATCTTTATTCTCCTGCCATCCATATTATTGTCCGGCTTTATGTTTCCTTACGATGCTATGCCAGTGGCTGCACAATGGATTGCCGAGGCCCTGCCCGTCACCCATTTCATGCGCATGATCCGCGCTATCGCCTTGCGCGACGCCAGCCTACTTTTATTG
- a CDS encoding ABC transporter ATP-binding protein has product MTFDHCEKIQYAIEAKGLTKRFGDNIAVNKLDLNIPKGSIYGFLGPNGCGKSTSIRLLTGLLEATEGEVSILGRSLSGHEESLKKRIGYMTQKFSLYDNLTVRENLNFVGAIYGFAGKRKKSRIEELLALYDLEKQTKQFAGSMSGGQKQRLALACATLHSPELLFLDEPTSAVDPENRREFWERLFDLCAAGTTILVSTHYMDEAERCHALAIMEEGNKRADGSPQALMDAMPATVVEVSGNKLRQLKQTLSQHQDILSAAQIGSHLRVLVKKKVQNPLDYISTLSDGRETILARPSLEDVFVTCTGGRNGD; this is encoded by the coding sequence ATGACTTTCGACCACTGCGAAAAAATACAATACGCCATTGAAGCCAAAGGGCTAACCAAACGCTTTGGCGATAATATTGCGGTAAACAAACTCGATTTAAACATCCCAAAAGGCAGTATTTATGGCTTTCTTGGACCCAATGGTTGCGGAAAATCCACCAGCATCCGACTGCTAACAGGCTTATTAGAAGCCACCGAAGGCGAAGTCAGTATTTTAGGTCGGTCATTATCAGGACATGAAGAATCTCTGAAGAAACGCATCGGCTACATGACACAGAAATTCTCTTTATACGACAACCTAACCGTGCGAGAAAATCTAAATTTTGTTGGTGCCATTTATGGTTTTGCTGGAAAGCGTAAAAAATCTCGGATCGAAGAACTGCTCGCACTGTATGATTTGGAAAAACAAACCAAGCAATTTGCAGGTTCTATGAGTGGTGGTCAAAAACAACGTCTCGCTCTGGCCTGCGCCACGTTACATTCTCCAGAATTACTCTTTCTCGACGAGCCAACCTCGGCCGTCGACCCAGAAAACCGTCGCGAATTCTGGGAAAGGTTGTTCGACCTCTGCGCCGCTGGCACCACTATTCTAGTGTCCACCCATTACATGGATGAAGCCGAACGTTGCCATGCTTTGGCAATCATGGAAGAAGGTAATAAACGCGCTGATGGCTCACCTCAAGCACTAATGGACGCCATGCCAGCCACTGTGGTGGAAGTCAGCGGAAACAAATTAAGACAACTCAAACAAACACTGAGTCAACACCAAGACATACTCTCAGCCGCACAAATCGGATCTCACCTCAGAGTGCTAGTGAAAAAAAAAGTACAGAACCCTCTCGATTACATCTCAACACTCAGCGATGGCAGAGAAACCATATTGGCTCGCCCTAGTCTTGAAGATGTATTTGTCACCTGCACAGGAGGACGCAATGGGGATTAG
- a CDS encoding HlyD family efflux transporter periplasmic adaptor subunit, translated as MKRHHTLLVTLLFTLLTACQSEEPTYAMGNVERDRIILSAPASEQIVLVNVEEGQSVAKGDALLQLDTRSADALIAQRRAELDQANAALSALTAGTRPEQLSASLAALEATQAASKEAELKYQRIEQLYKSKVVGKADFDAAKATRDSSKAKAQQAHDQWLELKNGAREEDIAQSNAKVQAAKAALSWQTKAREDLTIKAPLDGTIDTLPWHMGDRVSAGTQLISLLSSGHPYARVYLPASALTKVKAGDAIDVYADDINSPIQGRVRNIRSQPAYTPFYALNERDRARLMYLTDIDLIDADKLPTGLAVEVRLP; from the coding sequence ATGAAGCGGCATCACACTCTACTAGTCACACTGCTATTCACTTTACTGACCGCTTGCCAATCGGAGGAACCGACTTATGCCATGGGGAATGTCGAGCGCGATAGAATTATCTTGTCAGCTCCTGCCTCAGAACAAATTGTGTTGGTGAATGTCGAGGAAGGACAAAGCGTCGCCAAAGGCGATGCCCTGTTACAGTTAGACACTCGCAGTGCGGATGCGCTTATTGCGCAACGCAGGGCAGAGCTTGATCAAGCCAATGCTGCACTGAGTGCGCTAACGGCTGGCACACGACCAGAACAATTAAGCGCCTCATTAGCCGCGTTAGAAGCCACACAAGCGGCTAGTAAAGAAGCCGAATTAAAGTACCAACGTATCGAACAGCTTTATAAAAGCAAAGTGGTCGGCAAAGCCGATTTTGATGCTGCCAAAGCCACCAGAGACAGCAGTAAAGCCAAAGCACAGCAAGCCCATGACCAATGGCTAGAACTAAAAAATGGCGCTAGAGAAGAAGATATAGCTCAATCCAACGCGAAAGTTCAAGCCGCAAAAGCCGCATTATCCTGGCAGACCAAAGCTCGCGAAGACCTCACCATAAAAGCACCGCTTGACGGTACCATTGACACACTGCCTTGGCACATGGGTGATCGTGTCAGCGCTGGCACACAACTCATCAGTTTACTTTCCTCTGGACATCCTTATGCAAGAGTCTATTTACCTGCCAGCGCACTCACCAAGGTAAAAGCAGGCGATGCTATTGATGTTTATGCCGATGATATCAACTCTCCGATTCAAGGACGTGTTCGAAATATTCGCTCACAGCCAGCTTATACACCGTTTTATGCGCTCAACGAACGAGATAGAGCTCGGCTTATGTACTTAACTGATATCGACCTTATTGACGCCGACAAACTCCCTACAGGATTAGCTGTAGAGGTACGCTTACCATGA
- a CDS encoding TetR/AcrR family transcriptional regulator, translating into MTTQIGRPKQSENQQNCARNNLIAAAKRCFSEHGYDKVSTRKIALSAGVDAAMIRYYFGSKAGLFEAIIEETLAPVIKQFQADIDPNTPPNPLLLMQTYYRMIAKNPMLPKLILPILSQQDNPDAFSIVTGVIGNILKRSEKWIEVFEQQKQINPNLNPEWIRLSFVSLMVFPILAPKYIQQQLGIELTEDRLLSLADHNQTLLEQGFFTSPSEPNQTKGEQK; encoded by the coding sequence ATGACAACTCAAATAGGCCGCCCCAAGCAATCTGAAAACCAGCAAAACTGTGCTCGTAATAATTTGATTGCGGCGGCTAAACGTTGCTTCTCTGAGCACGGTTATGACAAGGTTTCGACACGAAAAATTGCGCTTTCAGCGGGAGTTGATGCGGCCATGATTCGTTATTACTTCGGTTCTAAAGCCGGCTTATTTGAAGCCATCATAGAAGAAACCTTAGCGCCAGTTATCAAACAATTCCAAGCCGACATAGATCCAAATACTCCACCAAACCCATTACTGCTTATGCAAACGTATTATCGCATGATTGCTAAGAACCCCATGCTGCCAAAACTGATTCTTCCCATCCTTAGCCAACAAGATAATCCCGATGCTTTTAGCATTGTAACGGGCGTCATCGGTAACATCCTAAAACGTTCTGAAAAATGGATCGAAGTGTTTGAACAACAAAAACAAATTAACCCCAATCTTAACCCTGAATGGATTCGGCTCAGCTTTGTCAGTCTCATGGTCTTCCCGATACTGGCACCCAAATATATTCAACAACAACTTGGAATCGAACTCACAGAAGACCGTTTATTAAGTCTTGCCGATCACAATCAGACTTTATTAGAACAAGGTTTTTTTACTTCTCCATCAGAACCTAACCAGACAAAAGGTGAGCAAAAATGA
- a CDS encoding methyl-accepting chemotaxis protein: MKLSSIKVSYKLWGLISSLVTLLIVFSVIAYSELHSELLNSRQQQVKEQVDNAYSLVKYYGDQADVIGEAQAKKSALAALSALRFGSDGYFWVNDMQAKLLMHPFKPQNAGKDMSNVTDVNGFHHWQEMVSVVKKHGEGYVHYAYKGPQVSQPEDKVSYVKGYKPWGWVIGSGVLYSDVKATFWHAARKSAIVEIMLVVLALIVSVTIVRNITRPLKTVTEHLQHISDGDLTKQLNMQRKDEIGILANAANHVSVSLNDTLLEVDHAVTELQAVCVQMQGNSLHTKQGMDHQFQEVEMLATAMNEMSYSIRDVAQHAKDTADATQTVQNITRQSSQDLDATNEDIQSLTKNIEGANDVIIKLLEQTGDIDSVLGVIGDISEQTNLLALNAAIEAARAGELGRGFAVVADEVRSLASRTQGSTVEIRAIIEKLQHQSKEASTSMASSTEQAERGADRMHDAAENLKNMLAQVDDVSARSHQIASAAEQQGAVAEEMNHNIMGIREVSEKVLEDSQQVSDGSTMIAKMTDELSKKIKQFQFA; this comes from the coding sequence ATGAAGCTCAGTTCAATAAAGGTAAGCTACAAACTATGGGGGCTTATTAGTAGCTTAGTTACCTTGCTCATTGTTTTTAGCGTTATCGCCTACAGTGAACTACACAGTGAGCTGCTAAACTCACGCCAACAACAAGTCAAAGAGCAAGTGGATAACGCTTACTCCCTAGTAAAATACTATGGTGACCAAGCCGATGTTATTGGTGAAGCTCAAGCCAAAAAATCCGCGCTAGCGGCACTATCAGCACTACGCTTTGGTTCAGATGGTTACTTCTGGGTCAATGACATGCAAGCCAAACTACTTATGCACCCATTTAAACCTCAAAATGCTGGCAAAGACATGTCAAATGTCACTGATGTAAACGGTTTTCATCATTGGCAAGAAATGGTTTCTGTGGTGAAAAAACACGGCGAAGGTTATGTACATTACGCCTATAAAGGGCCACAAGTTTCACAACCTGAAGACAAAGTCTCTTACGTAAAAGGTTACAAACCATGGGGATGGGTGATTGGCAGCGGTGTACTATACAGTGATGTAAAAGCGACTTTCTGGCATGCGGCGCGAAAATCGGCCATTGTCGAAATAATGCTAGTCGTTCTTGCTCTTATTGTAAGTGTCACCATTGTGCGTAATATCACACGTCCACTGAAAACGGTAACAGAACACCTGCAACATATCTCTGATGGTGACTTAACCAAACAGCTCAATATGCAACGTAAAGACGAAATAGGCATATTAGCCAATGCGGCAAACCATGTATCAGTATCACTTAATGATACCTTGCTAGAAGTCGACCATGCCGTCACTGAACTGCAAGCCGTTTGTGTGCAAATGCAAGGTAACAGCCTGCACACTAAGCAAGGCATGGATCACCAATTCCAAGAAGTCGAAATGCTTGCTACTGCAATGAACGAGATGTCTTATTCCATTCGTGACGTTGCGCAACATGCCAAAGACACAGCAGATGCGACGCAAACCGTACAAAACATTACTCGTCAAAGCAGCCAAGACTTAGACGCCACCAATGAGGACATCCAAAGCCTAACCAAAAATATAGAAGGCGCTAACGATGTCATCATCAAACTGCTTGAGCAAACCGGTGATATTGACTCCGTCTTAGGTGTAATTGGTGATATTTCCGAACAAACAAATTTACTTGCCTTAAATGCAGCAATCGAAGCGGCACGTGCTGGAGAGCTGGGTCGAGGATTTGCCGTTGTGGCCGATGAGGTTCGCTCATTGGCTAGCCGAACACAAGGTTCAACGGTCGAAATTCGCGCAATCATAGAAAAACTACAGCACCAATCAAAAGAAGCCTCAACGTCAATGGCTAGCAGCACTGAACAAGCTGAGCGTGGTGCCGATAGAATGCATGATGCCGCTGAAAACCTGAAAAATATGCTAGCCCAAGTGGATGACGTATCCGCCCGCAGCCATCAAATCGCGTCGGCGGCAGAACAGCAAGGCGCAGTGGCAGAAGAAATGAACCACAATATTATGGGCATTCGTGAGGTCTCTGAAAAAGTATTAGAAGATTCGCAGCAAGTGTCTGATGGCAGTACCATGATTGCCAAAATGACCGATGAGTTAAGTAAAAAAATCAAACAATTCCAGTTTGCTTGA
- a CDS encoding methyl-accepting chemotaxis protein, with amino-acid sequence MKWFTYPAFLLLHTLGITRMLCMLLVFSLVAYLTTLVVPTRFVELLWVTFAYFSLTSLWLLKQEVHQLQYNYDETTPDNENESVSATQWILLKSVSRGFQQWLNREKRQQQLLQQRLDEISHSSHELEQSAALVTRNAEGQSDSASVAAAAVEELNVSIVQVAALAADSRQTSIVASEQLADGIKQLTNLVRQMSEMAQQAMATDELIRQLSSNSHVINEMSGTIRSIADQTNLLALNAAIEAARAGESGRGFAVVADEVRRLAMHSQESATEISRNIESVQQYIKEAAVQVSDLTSVANRSAEDSESVRSLLNQVHQHTHQLTGQVSQVAASTEQQGQAVAEIAELAERVRRGNADNLQAADQARTIAHHLAHLTG; translated from the coding sequence ATGAAGTGGTTTACTTACCCAGCGTTTTTGTTGTTACACACACTAGGCATCACGAGAATGCTGTGTATGTTATTGGTGTTCTCCCTCGTTGCGTACCTGACCACGCTAGTCGTACCGACAAGGTTTGTAGAGTTATTGTGGGTAACATTTGCTTATTTCTCGCTCACCAGTTTATGGCTTTTAAAACAAGAGGTCCATCAGCTGCAATACAATTACGATGAGACGACACCGGACAATGAAAATGAGTCTGTCAGCGCGACCCAGTGGATTTTGTTAAAGTCTGTTAGTCGTGGTTTTCAGCAGTGGTTAAACCGCGAAAAACGTCAACAACAGCTGTTACAGCAGCGTTTGGATGAGATATCACATTCTTCCCATGAGCTTGAACAAAGCGCTGCTTTGGTGACTCGTAATGCCGAAGGGCAAAGTGATTCGGCGTCAGTCGCGGCGGCGGCGGTAGAAGAATTGAATGTGAGCATTGTACAGGTGGCGGCATTGGCGGCAGACTCTCGACAGACTAGCATTGTCGCTAGTGAACAGTTAGCCGATGGGATTAAACAGCTCACCAATCTGGTGCGGCAGATGTCCGAGATGGCGCAGCAAGCCATGGCAACGGATGAACTCATTCGTCAACTCAGTAGCAATTCACATGTGATCAATGAAATGTCCGGTACTATCCGCAGTATAGCCGATCAAACCAACTTACTTGCTCTTAATGCAGCTATTGAAGCGGCCCGTGCTGGCGAAAGTGGTCGTGGTTTTGCTGTGGTGGCTGATGAAGTGCGTCGTTTGGCCATGCATAGTCAAGAGTCGGCGACAGAAATTAGTCGCAATATCGAATCAGTACAGCAGTACATTAAGGAAGCCGCTGTTCAGGTTTCTGATTTGACCAGTGTGGCGAACCGCAGTGCTGAAGACTCAGAATCGGTACGCTCACTATTGAATCAAGTTCACCAACATACTCATCAATTAACAGGACAAGTGAGTCAAGTAGCGGCCAGTACCGAGCAACAGGGACAGGCTGTAGCGGAAATCGCAGAATTGGCTGAGCGTGTTCGTCGGGGGAATGCTGATAATCTGCAAGCTGCCGATCAGGCACGAACCATCGCTCACCATTTGGCTCATCTGACAGGATAA
- a CDS encoding nitrate- and nitrite sensing domain-containing protein, whose protein sequence is MNADYTLPLLFTALIIFALLFYSLHWRLQQKKRLHIQLNIRQLALLRILIAEFQRHRGLSNGVLCGDTSMSQDLAITRKKLDQHILTAQEFNGAHRNAWSGVIDHWSRLREGRNSDRANNLVQHHLIIRNSIFLMEDVASEIDLTQGLPELGYLPCIWREVIQAAEWAGQARALGTGIAAAGQSSVEQRVRMHFLYQKIELLAGKAFATLKHHATEYPQMNEFNLQHGEQVVANFLGCIKQELLGSEAPVIAAKTYFQQATQAIDELLALVDTALGQLNQ, encoded by the coding sequence ATGAATGCTGACTATACTTTACCGCTTTTGTTTACCGCTCTGATTATATTCGCATTGTTGTTTTATAGCCTGCATTGGCGTTTGCAACAAAAAAAGCGCTTACATATTCAATTGAACATTCGCCAATTGGCATTGCTACGAATACTTATTGCCGAGTTTCAGCGTCATCGAGGTCTGAGTAATGGTGTGCTCTGTGGCGACACCAGTATGAGTCAGGATCTTGCCATAACCCGTAAAAAATTGGATCAACATATTCTCACCGCTCAAGAGTTTAATGGTGCACACCGGAACGCTTGGAGCGGTGTGATTGATCACTGGTCGCGTTTGCGTGAAGGGCGTAATAGTGATCGGGCGAATAATCTTGTTCAGCATCATTTAATTATCCGCAACAGTATATTTTTGATGGAAGATGTCGCCAGCGAAATAGATTTAACTCAAGGTTTGCCTGAACTTGGTTACTTGCCTTGCATCTGGCGTGAGGTGATTCAAGCAGCGGAATGGGCTGGTCAGGCGCGTGCTTTGGGCACTGGCATCGCTGCGGCTGGACAAAGTAGTGTTGAACAACGAGTAAGAATGCATTTTCTTTATCAGAAAATTGAGTTGCTAGCAGGAAAGGCCTTCGCCACTCTGAAGCATCATGCGACAGAGTACCCGCAGATGAATGAGTTTAATCTGCAACATGGTGAGCAAGTCGTGGCTAACTTTCTTGGTTGCATAAAGCAGGAGTTGCTCGGGTCAGAGGCTCCTGTGATTGCTGCAAAAACGTATTTCCAGCAGGCAACTCAAGCAATAGATGAGTTGTTAGCTTTGGTGGATACGGCATTGGGGCAGCTGAATCAATGA
- a CDS encoding SDR family NAD(P)-dependent oxidoreductase, translating into MQYSILITGCSTGIGLEAAKMLQERDFLVVASCRKQEDVEVLQAQGIKHVVQLDLADSASIEKGLQETLAITNGQLFALFNNGAYGQPGAVEDLPVEALRAQFECNFFGTHELTTKVLKVMMAQGYGRIINNSSVLGLVAAPFRGAYNASKFALEGLTDTLRLELSDTPIKVCLIEPGPIESRFRANALLALKDNIDIENSRHQQGYADAIARLSKEGVTSSQTLPACAVVEKLIHALESTRPRARYYVTLPTYAAVFMKRFLPTCLLDWVMKRQGS; encoded by the coding sequence ATGCAATACTCTATTTTGATTACTGGATGTTCCACAGGGATTGGGCTAGAAGCGGCAAAAATGCTTCAAGAGCGTGATTTTCTGGTCGTTGCAAGTTGCCGTAAACAAGAAGATGTAGAGGTTTTGCAGGCACAGGGTATTAAGCATGTTGTTCAATTAGATCTGGCCGACTCAGCTTCGATAGAAAAGGGGTTGCAAGAAACCTTGGCTATTACCAATGGTCAGTTGTTTGCGCTGTTTAATAATGGTGCTTATGGACAACCAGGGGCGGTTGAGGATTTACCTGTTGAAGCGTTACGAGCACAATTTGAATGCAATTTTTTTGGAACGCACGAGCTGACAACGAAAGTGTTGAAAGTCATGATGGCTCAAGGCTATGGACGGATCATCAATAACAGTTCTGTGCTTGGCTTAGTGGCCGCACCTTTCCGCGGGGCTTATAACGCCAGTAAATTTGCCTTGGAAGGTTTAACGGATACACTGCGTTTGGAGTTATCAGATACGCCAATTAAGGTGTGTTTAATTGAGCCAGGTCCGATTGAAAGCCGTTTTCGTGCGAATGCCTTGCTTGCTCTAAAAGATAACATCGACATAGAAAATAGTCGTCACCAACAAGGTTATGCCGATGCCATTGCGCGTTTGAGTAAAGAAGGAGTCACTTCCTCACAAACCTTGCCTGCCTGTGCGGTGGTCGAAAAACTGATTCATGCATTGGAATCTACTCGACCAAGAGCCCGCTACTATGTGACCTTGCCAACTTATGCGGCGGTCTTTATGAAACGCTTCCTACCTACCTGTCTGTTGGACTGGGTGATGAAACGCCAAGGCTCTTGA
- a CDS encoding alpha/beta hydrolase — protein sequence MSAPIGQHWQQVSECEDLLGADFHARTFAFAGPRTQVHTTLIHHTGNPDATKAILYVHGYTDYFFQTGLAEHFVKLGYRFYAIDLQGYGRSIRPSTPPNWCESIEQYGQDLDIALATMKQDGVDQVVLLGHSTGGLVLSTYLAQPYAPPERESHYNKAFPEVIGLMLNSPFLALPFPPAVLNYVSWPVRILVSLLPFSYLRAKKINIYSKSLHTIYGGEWDYRLDWKPSQGFDLSFHWLREVIVAQRNLAHQQLSISTLMCHSEQSSIGKLTVEETQQGDGVLDVDSMQQAAERTFTNLTKVSIAKGFHDLYLSHPPARKAYLSAMTNWLENLD from the coding sequence ATGAGCGCACCAATAGGACAACACTGGCAACAAGTTAGCGAATGTGAAGACCTATTGGGCGCTGACTTTCACGCACGCACCTTTGCCTTTGCGGGGCCGAGAACTCAAGTTCACACCACGCTAATCCACCACACAGGTAACCCAGACGCAACAAAAGCCATTTTATACGTGCATGGCTACACAGATTACTTTTTCCAGACAGGATTAGCTGAACATTTTGTTAAGTTGGGTTATCGGTTCTATGCCATAGATTTACAAGGCTACGGTCGATCCATTCGTCCTTCCACACCTCCAAACTGGTGTGAATCCATTGAACAATATGGCCAAGATTTAGACATTGCCTTGGCGACAATGAAACAAGATGGTGTGGATCAGGTTGTCCTACTTGGGCATTCTACTGGTGGTTTAGTGCTATCGACTTATTTAGCACAACCCTATGCTCCTCCAGAACGAGAAAGCCATTACAACAAAGCCTTTCCTGAAGTCATTGGACTCATGCTAAACAGTCCCTTTCTCGCCCTACCTTTCCCACCAGCTGTATTAAACTACGTCAGCTGGCCAGTACGAATCTTAGTATCTTTGTTGCCTTTTTCGTACTTAAGAGCCAAAAAAATCAACATTTACTCAAAATCACTTCATACCATTTATGGCGGTGAGTGGGATTACCGATTAGATTGGAAGCCTTCTCAGGGCTTTGATTTATCATTTCATTGGTTAAGAGAAGTGATTGTGGCTCAGCGTAATTTAGCCCATCAACAGCTTAGTATCTCTACTCTAATGTGCCACTCGGAGCAGAGTAGTATCGGCAAACTCACGGTGGAAGAAACACAACAAGGCGATGGTGTGTTAGACGTCGATAGTATGCAGCAGGCCGCCGAAAGAACCTTCACTAATTTAACCAAAGTCAGCATAGCAAAGGGCTTTCACGACTTATATTTATCCCATCCGCCTGCTCGCAAGGCCTATTTATCCGCCATGACAAATTGGCTGGAAAACCTCGATTAA
- a CDS encoding HlyU family transcriptional regulator yields the protein MGILSGLKGLFAGGESAPEKAEDVVEHKGFSITPAPMKDGGQYRVAATITKGEGEEQKTHNFIRSDLMPNRDECIEITLRKAKLTIDQLGENIFR from the coding sequence ATGGGTATTTTATCTGGCCTCAAAGGGCTATTTGCGGGTGGCGAAAGCGCACCAGAAAAAGCAGAAGACGTCGTTGAACACAAAGGTTTCTCTATCACCCCAGCACCAATGAAAGATGGTGGGCAATACAGAGTGGCGGCAACCATCACCAAAGGTGAAGGCGAGGAGCAAAAAACACATAACTTTATTCGCTCAGATCTCATGCCGAACCGCGATGAATGTATTGAAATAACCTTACGCAAAGCCAAGCTAACCATCGACCAACTTGGCGAGAATATTTTTCGTTAA
- a CDS encoding LacI family DNA-binding transcriptional regulator — protein sequence MKKTTSTITQVATLAGVSKATVSRVLSGTTPVKEETRNRVMDAVDKLSYSPNQAARSLASNKTYTIGLVASRIDTAYYGPAASGVEKALRGGDRHVIIASGNGSLEGEREAVDFLIKRQVDALVLITNFLPEEEISQINLRCPVFVLNQNFPSGEDHRIFFDNFAGGEMATQYLIDKGHKKIATVTGPLWKHDAYQRYLGCQKALQRAGLSLHSQYEGTFSSSSGMCQMKSILALEDKPTAIFFANDIMAMGALHVCAQQGIKVPDDIAIIGFDDLDMSQYYSPSITTIKLPLYEMAEAAAYLLLNTIYGTQYTIKHAFSPELVIRQSA from the coding sequence TTGAAAAAAACAACCAGCACTATTACTCAGGTAGCCACACTTGCCGGTGTTTCTAAAGCGACGGTTTCTCGTGTATTAAGTGGCACTACGCCAGTGAAAGAGGAAACGCGGAATCGAGTGATGGATGCGGTTGATAAGCTTTCCTACAGCCCTAATCAGGCTGCTAGATCATTGGCGAGTAATAAAACCTATACCATTGGTTTAGTGGCTTCGCGGATCGATACGGCCTATTACGGTCCTGCGGCTAGTGGTGTTGAAAAAGCATTACGTGGAGGCGATAGGCACGTTATTATTGCCAGTGGCAATGGCTCTTTGGAAGGAGAGCGTGAGGCCGTAGATTTTTTGATTAAACGCCAAGTTGATGCCCTAGTATTGATCACTAATTTTTTACCAGAAGAAGAGATCTCTCAAATTAATCTTCGATGTCCAGTGTTTGTCTTAAATCAGAACTTTCCTAGTGGCGAAGATCATCGCATTTTTTTTGATAATTTTGCGGGCGGTGAAATGGCCACTCAATACCTTATTGATAAAGGGCATAAAAAAATTGCGACTGTGACAGGACCGTTATGGAAGCATGATGCTTATCAGCGTTATTTAGGGTGTCAAAAAGCATTACAAAGAGCGGGGTTGTCTCTACATTCTCAGTATGAAGGAACATTTAGTTCGAGCTCTGGTATGTGTCAAATGAAGTCTATTCTTGCCCTTGAAGATAAGCCAACCGCGATTTTTTTCGCTAATGATATTATGGCTATGGGGGCGCTTCATGTCTGTGCCCAACAGGGTATTAAAGTCCCTGATGATATTGCCATTATCGGCTTTGATGACCTTGATATGTCACAATATTATTCTCCGAGTATTACCACCATAAAACTTCCTTTGTATGAAATGGCAGAAGCCGCAGCTTACCTGCTTTTAAATACTATTTATGGAACACAATACACCATCAAACACGCTTTCTCTCCCGAATTAGTTATTCGTCAGTCTGCTTAG